Below is a window of Sediminispirochaeta bajacaliforniensis DSM 16054 DNA.
TTCGGCACCCTCCGCCTGCCTGGCGCGGAAAGAATTCACAGCAAAAACCATACTCACAGAAAGAAGCCCTGTCAACGCTCGGCCTTCACGTTGACAGGGAGGAGATTACGGCGATAGGATAGATCCATGCAATCAGAACTCTATCGCAACCTGAAAGATGCCACGCTGGAGCGATCCGAAGGCCTTTTCATAGACACCATATCCATCGGACTCGGTTATACCGCTGTAACCACCAGCGACGGAAGCTGCGGCGTTTCTTTTTCCTACCTGGACAAGAAAGAGGGATGCACCGTAGTCAAGGACCCCATGGATTATGAAGGTAAACCGGTCAGGGAACTGTTAAAGCTCCTCGACTCGGAAAAACTCGTGGAACGATCGGCCGCGATCGCCCTCATCAACGCCGTCAACAACCCCGCCTCGGCCGAACTGCCCGAAGACGACGGAACCCTTTTTGCAAAGCTCGGTATCGCAAAAGGAACCCGATGCGCCATGGTGGGCTACTTCGGCCCGGTCGTCGCCCAAATGGAAAAGGCGGGGGCCCACCTTGAAGTAATCGACGAGGGAAAAGGCATGGGAAATGCCGAACATTTTTTCCGCTACATGGAGAGCGAAGCGGAAGCGCTGATCCTTACCAGTACCAGCATCATCAACGGGAGTACCGAATCGATCCTGGGACGGCTTCGCTCTGGTGCCCGCTGCGCCATGCTGGGGCCCACCACCCCGATCATGCCCGAAGCCTTTCGTTTTTTACCCGTGGACTATCTGGGAGGCATATCCGTCGTCAATCCGGAAGGGGTATTAGCGGCCGTACGCCATGGAAAAGGTACACCGGCCATCAATCGCCACGCTAAAAAGGTGCTCAGCCAGGTTCACCCGCCGAAATCCACCACGGCAGGCAGCTCAAGCCGACCGGGATCTCTCGACACAGAAGAAAAATAGGCAAAACGGGTGAGAAAGGTACGCATAAAGGAACATTCAAGCTTCTCGTCACAATCGCGAAAGAGAAAAAAGGTTTCTCCTTCAGCGGTATCGAGAAGATAGGTCCGTCCGACATCACCTTCGTGCAGTAAGGCCCCGGTCATCGGACAAGAGGCATTGGCCCAGGCATCGGAAAGAAGCACCTCCCGGTCGGGGAAAAAAATCGTCACCTCTCCCTTATCGAATAGATAGACCCCTCCCCGATAGGAAATAACGTTGGTTGAGATGAAGGGCAGTCCCTTTGCCGTGAATGGCCCCCGGGCCAGCAACGCGACACCGGCATCGGGACGATGGGTCTCCGAGGTAAGATTTTCCTGAGCCGCAGGGGACAGGAGGATCATTACAAGAAATAAGAAAATCAGGCTTCGGCGAACGGAAGAAACCAAACGGGAAGACCCTATCTTCATACCCGAGAAAACATCGGGACGCACCTGAACCATCGCCACCCTCCGAAACAAATGTAGCACAGAGTAATGATCGAGGCAAAGGCACCCAAAGCATTGGTTGAGCCCCTCCATGAGCGTTTTTATCGCTTGTCGGAAGGGGGGCACGGCCGGGCAGATCCCGGCCGGAATCGACTACTCAAAGGCGGTATCGCTGATGCAGCTTCGGGGATCCACCGCTTCCCTCAGCATTCCGTTCTCAACCATAAACGTCACGTCATCCTCCATGGTCTTCACATCTTCTTCGGTAAGCGCGGTAATATACTGGGTCCAGTGATAAAGCTTGGCAGCATCTTCAACGGAGATACCCTGTTCGCGGGCGCCGACTTCCAGGGCCTCATCGAGATTGGCCTCCATCCATGCCATTGCCGAACGGTGAACATCCAGGTATCGCTCTACCGCTTCGGGATGTTCGTCGAGGAATTTTCCCCGCGCAGCGATCACAAGCTTTGGGGTGACGTAGCCCTTTGCGGTGGTAATGACGTGGGCCCCGCTTTTTTGGGCCTGAATAAGCAGGCTTCCCGCCAAAAGGGCTGCATCAATCTGCCCCGAAAGCATGGCTGTGGAGGCCTGTGGCAGCCCCATTTCAAGAAGCTCGACATCATTCATGCCGTATCCCTTTGCATCCAAAGCAGCGGCCAGGAGCTGATGAAGCACCGTGCCTTTCGGTCCTCCGACCTTTTTCCCTTTCAGATCGGCAATGGAAGTGATGCCGGGGTCCATGGCCACGATGGCGAAAACATCCACCGGACGGCTGAAGCCAGCGATGATACGAACATCGTTACCTGCGCTTCGGGCAAGCAGAACCGAGGTGGTGTTCATCACTCCCCCGATATCAAGAGAATCGGCGGCCATGGCCTCTGCCTGTTTTGCTCCGGAGGTGATCTCGTGATAGACGACCTTCACTCCCTCATTCGCAAAGGCCTCTTCGAGCATCCCCTTCTCTTTCATGAGGATGAGAGGAAGATTAAAAGGGGATTTCACATAGGAGACATTGATCGTCTTCAAACTATCCTCACTGCTCCCTCCGGCATAAAGGGCCGTGGCAAGCAGGGCCATCAGCGTAACAATCGCATACAGTTTTTTCATTACACGCTCCTTGATTCAGTTGTTTGATGCGGAAGAACAGATCCATCCTCCCGCAATATTGCTTCGAGTACCTTCTCCCGCAGGGAGATGAACTCCGCCGATCCGGGATTCCGGGGATAGGGAAGCGGCACCGGAATTTCCAGTCGCACCTCTCCCTGATCCATGACGCAAACCTTCCGTCCCAGGAGAACCGCTTCCGCTACATCGTGGGTGACGAAAAGGATGGTGATTTCCCGATCGAGGTATATCCTGACCAGTTCCTCCTGCAACCTTTTTCTATTCAGGGCATCGAGGGCACCAAAGGGCTCATCCATCAGCAACAGCTCGGGTTCACGACAAAGGGCCCTGCCGAGGGCTACCCGCTGTGCCATCCCGCCCGACAGCTGGCAGGGCAGGGCCTTGCGGAAGGCGGTGAGCCCCAGCACTTCCAGGGTATGGTCGAGGATCATC
It encodes the following:
- a CDS encoding Rossmann-like domain-containing protein, which encodes MQSELYRNLKDATLERSEGLFIDTISIGLGYTAVTTSDGSCGVSFSYLDKKEGCTVVKDPMDYEGKPVRELLKLLDSEKLVERSAAIALINAVNNPASAELPEDDGTLFAKLGIAKGTRCAMVGYFGPVVAQMEKAGAHLEVIDEGKGMGNAEHFFRYMESEAEALILTSTSIINGSTESILGRLRSGARCAMLGPTTPIMPEAFRFLPVDYLGGISVVNPEGVLAAVRHGKGTPAINRHAKKVLSQVHPPKSTTAGSSSRPGSLDTEEK
- a CDS encoding ABC transporter ATP-binding protein yields the protein MEGVLLSNISKRFQVDGRTIDALKRVNLSVPKGAFVSIVGYSGCGKTTLLNVIMGLQHSDEGSLFFDGMDGRTAMVFQEPRLVAALSVEKNMALALKHEKDPARKEMILDHTLEVLGLTAFRKALPCQLSGGMAQRVALGRALCREPELLLMDEPFGALDALNRKRLQEELVRIYLDREITILFVTHDVAEAVLLGRKVCVMDQGEVRLEIPVPLPYPRNPGSAEFISLREKVLEAILREDGSVLPHQTTESRSV
- a CDS encoding ABC transporter substrate-binding protein produces the protein MKKLYAIVTLMALLATALYAGGSSEDSLKTINVSYVKSPFNLPLILMKEKGMLEEAFANEGVKVVYHEITSGAKQAEAMAADSLDIGGVMNTTSVLLARSAGNDVRIIAGFSRPVDVFAIVAMDPGITSIADLKGKKVGGPKGTVLHQLLAAALDAKGYGMNDVELLEMGLPQASTAMLSGQIDAALLAGSLLIQAQKSGAHVITTAKGYVTPKLVIAARGKFLDEHPEAVERYLDVHRSAMAWMEANLDEALEVGAREQGISVEDAAKLYHWTQYITALTEEDVKTMEDDVTFMVENGMLREAVDPRSCISDTAFE